Genomic window (Halorhodospira halophila):
CCCAGGAAGAAGTCCGGGTTGCGGACCATGTACTGATCCAGCGGCTCGCTGGTGGCCACGACGATGCCCAGCGCGGTGCGGTTGCGCCGCCCGGCCCGGCCGAGCCGCTGCCAGGTGCCGGCGATGGTCCCTGGGTAGCCGTTGAGCACCGCCACGTCGAGGCTGCCGATATCCACCCCGAGCTCCAGCGCCGAAGTGGCCACCACGCACTCAATATCACCGGCGCGCAGGGCCTGCTCGGTCTGCCGGCGCTCGGTGGGCAGGTAACCGCCTCGGTAGGCGGCCACCCGCGGTGGCCGGCGCGGGTCCTTGTCGAAGACGTCCTTCAGATACTTGGTCAGCACCTCGACCATCAGCCGGCTGCGGGCAAAGAGGATGCTCTTCAGGCCACTGCGCACGGCCAGACGCGCGATGCGGGTGGTCTGCGAGCGCGCCGAGGCACGGATCCCCAGATCGGGGTCGATCACCGGTGGGTTCCACAGCAGCAGCCGCTTCTCTCCGGCCGGGGCGCCGCTTTCGGTGATGGCCTCGACGCCTGACTCACCGATCAACCGCCCGGCCAGCTCGCCCGGGTTGGCGATGGTCGCCGAGGTGAAGATGAAGACCGGATCAGCCCCGTAGAAACGGCAGATGCGCCGCAACCGCCGGAACAGATTGGCCACGTGGGACCCGAACACTCCCCGATAGGTGTGCACTTCGTCCACCACCACGTAGCGCAGCTGCTCGAACAGCTGCGCCCACTTGGTGTGGTGGGGCAGCACTCCCTGGTGGAGCATATCCGGATTGGAGACGACGATATCGCCCTTGGTCCGCACCGCCTTGCGGGCATCCCCCGGAGTGTCGCCGTCGAAGGTAAAGGCGCGCAGCCCCAGCCCGCCGGCCTGATTGAGCTCGTGCAACTCGGCCACCTGATCCTGGGCCAGCGCCTTGGTGGGAAAGAGGTAGAGGGCCTTGCCACCGCCGGTCAGCGCCTCGTGGAGGACCGGCAGGTTGTAGCAGAGCGTCTTGCCCGAGGCGGTCGGGGTGACCACCACCGTATGCCGCCCGACGCGGATCCGCTCCCACGCCTGGCGCTGATGGCTGTAGAGCTGCTCGATACCGCGCTGGCGCAGCGCTGTGGCCAGGGCCGTGGCCAGCTCCTTGGGCAGCGCCGCGGTGCGCGCCGGACGGGTAGGCAGCAACAGCTCGCCAGCGATGCGCTCGTGGTATCGGCGCTGCAGCCGCTCGGCCAGCCCGCGGACCGGATCCTGCTCACCCTCTGTGCGCTTGGCCAACGTCTCTCCCCCACAACGGCTCACCCCCGGCGCGCTCCGAGCCTAAGCACTGCACCCGGCGGCGTAAACGGATTCAGCCGAGGACCACCTCGTGCGCTTGCAAGGCCGCCAGATAATCGCCAACGACCTGCGTACGCAGCCGCTTATCAGGCACCTCTCCTCGATCCAGGGCCGCCCCGGCAGCGATGGAGCGCTCCGGCTGCGCCTCGGCGAGAAAGCGCGAGGCCACCGCCCGGCTCGGATCGAACTGCTCCGCCCGCCCACGCTGCAGCGCCCGCTCCAGGCGTGGATCCTGGGGATGCACCAGGTAAAGGCGCTGCTGAGCCCGGGTCACCGCCACATAGAACAGCCGCCGCTCGGCCTCCAGATCCGCCGCCGTGGCCTCACCGGCGCCGTAGGGAAAGGTCCCCTCCGCCAGCCCGGGGACGATCACCACGGGCCACTCCAGCCCCTTGGCCCGGTGAATGGAGGTCACCCGCACGGCCTGCTCGGGGGGCGCGTCCTGCCACTGCGCCGAGCGGGCGATGAGCTCGTCGCAGCGCTCCAGGAACTCGGTCAGTCCCCAACCGCCACTGGCGGCGAAACGGCGCAGGGCGTCGACCATCATGGTGCGGTCGGTGGCCGTCTCGGCGCTGGGCGAACCACTGGCGATGGCCTCATAGAGCGACAGCTCGGTGACGATCTCATCGAGGACATCGGCCACCGGATCGTCGCGCCGGAATGCCCCCAGGGCTTCCAGAGAGGCCATCCGCTGGCGCAGCCGCCGCCCCTTCCAGCGGGGCAGATCCCCGGCGGCAAGTGAGAGGCTGCGGGTCAGCGGCAGGCGGGCATCGGCATAACCGTGCGCGACCGTCTGCGCCTCCGGCCGGCGCAGACCGGCCACCGGCAGCATCAGCATCTCGGTCAGCAGCTCCCGCGGGCCGGCACCATCGGGCAGCGGCTCGCGCAGCATTCCGGCGGCATACCGCAGGTAACCGAGGAGCGCCCGGATCTCGCGACGCTGGAAGAGCCCGGCGCGCCCCTCCAGACGCAGCGGCACGCCGGCCTCCAGCAGCTCCAGCTCCAGCGGCGCGGCCAGGCTATAGAGCCGGACCAGAACCGCCACCTCACTCAGGCTCCCCCCGGCGGCCCGATGCTCGGCGAGGATGCGCCGGTAGAGCTCCGGGTCACTGTCGACGCACCGGCGCACCTCGGTGGCCGGATTATCGGGCGCCGCCAGGCAGAGCTTGCCGTCCCGCTGTCGGTTGCGCACCACCGAGTGGTTGCCCAGCAACGCCACGGTGTGGCCGAAACGGAAGGTGTGCGGCAGGGTGTAGCTGGCGGCACCGGGGAAGTCCTCGTCGAAACGGCGCACGATGTACTCCGGCCGCGCCCCGCGCCACTGGTAGACGCACTGATCCGGGTCACCGACGACCATCACCGCAGCCCGCTCACCGGCGATGCAGCGGATCAGCTGCTGCTGCGCCTCGTTGACGTCCTGATACTCGTCGATGATGACGTGATCGAAATGATTCCGGAAGCGCCGGGCCAGGGCCTCGTCGGCCAACAGAGCCTGGACTGGCTCGTGGATCAAGTCATTGAGAAGGCGCAGCTGCTGGTCGTCGCGCAGGGCCTCGAAGCGCCGGTAGGCCTCGAGATAATGGCCCGGCAGCGACGTGCCCAGCAGGGCGGGGGCCTCGGCATGGATGACGGACGCCTCGCGGGTATCGGCCTTGACCACGTCGACGAAGGCCAGGAAGGCATCGACGGCATCGTCTTCCACCGCCTCCGCCTCGTCCCGATCCTCCAGCGCGGCCTCCAGCGCATTGCGCGCCAGCTTGCGGGCGACCCAGTCGGCACTCTCGAGCCGGCGCCGTGGCACCACCCCCTCGGCCTCGAGCCGCTGGAGCAGCCGGTAGCCCGCGCTATGGAAGGTCTGTACCGAGACCCGCGCCGGCGAGCCGGCCTCGCGGATGGCCACCGTCAAGCGACGCTCGAAGTCCTCCCGGGCCGAGCGGTTGAACATCAGGACCCGGATTCGTGCCGGGTCCGCGCCGCGGCGCAGCAACTCGATCACCCGGGCCACCAGGGTCGCCGTCTTGCCGGACCCGGCCGCAGCGCTCACCCGGGCGTGCCCACCCGGGTGCTCGATGACCTGCCTCTGTTCGGGGGTGAATGCCACGGTCTAGCGCGGCCTTAGCACAAGCCGCCCCGGCTCGACCCGCACCTCCGCCGGGACCCGACCCAGGACCCTCCCGGTGGCGCTGTCGCGCTCGATCTCGTAGACCGGGGTCCGCTCCAGGTGTTCGCCGACCAGGCCGACCACCGGATCGACGAGTTCCGTCACCTCGCCGTTGAACCAGCGCGACTCCACCCGGCTGGTCACCAGTTCCAGCTCCCGGACGTAGACCGCACCGGCCTCATGGTCATAATCCGGCAGGCCGCGCAGGCGCAGCGCCACGCCCGCGGACTCCTGCCCCATGAGCAGGTCCACGCCGGCACGCCCCAGGATATCGAGCTGGATTCGGTCCGGCGCCTCTTCCGGACCCAGGGTGACATCGGCGGTGCGCACCGAGAAGTCGAAGGCCG
Coding sequences:
- a CDS encoding DEAD/DEAH box helicase; the encoded protein is MAKRTEGEQDPVRGLAERLQRRYHERIAGELLLPTRPARTAALPKELATALATALRQRGIEQLYSHQRQAWERIRVGRHTVVVTPTASGKTLCYNLPVLHEALTGGGKALYLFPTKALAQDQVAELHELNQAGGLGLRAFTFDGDTPGDARKAVRTKGDIVVSNPDMLHQGVLPHHTKWAQLFEQLRYVVVDEVHTYRGVFGSHVANLFRRLRRICRFYGADPVFIFTSATIANPGELAGRLIGESGVEAITESGAPAGEKRLLLWNPPVIDPDLGIRASARSQTTRIARLAVRSGLKSILFARSRLMVEVLTKYLKDVFDKDPRRPPRVAAYRGGYLPTERRQTEQALRAGDIECVVATSALELGVDIGSLDVAVLNGYPGTIAGTWQRLGRAGRRNRTALGIVVATSEPLDQYMVRNPDFFLGASPEHARIDPDQLLILLDHVRCAAFELPFRRGETFGGEDLEELLDYLVEQGVLHREGERWHWVADSYPASEVSLRSVADGNFVVIDTTDGAQRVIAEVDYTAAPMTLYEGAIYMIQARPYQVERLDWDGRKAYVRETRADYYTDAIDYSRLKILERFEGQRGGDAEAAHGEVHLVRRIAGYKKIRYYTHENIGFGEIELPDQEMHTTAAWWTIEPGALERAFQTRHRALDGFLGAAYALHHVAALRLMSEPGDLGRAVGDGDAEWFAVTGPRGRGQLRDASGEVRGVEEAERFQPAVFLYDNYPGGVGLSAPLFDQRAAVVADAHDLVQGCACTHGCPACVGPVLASEETRGQSPRAAALTVLELLMGSGPAADPDASGALQ
- a CDS encoding UvrD-helicase domain-containing protein, with translation MAFTPEQRQVIEHPGGHARVSAAAGSGKTATLVARVIELLRRGADPARIRVLMFNRSAREDFERRLTVAIREAGSPARVSVQTFHSAGYRLLQRLEAEGVVPRRRLESADWVARKLARNALEAALEDRDEAEAVEDDAVDAFLAFVDVVKADTREASVIHAEAPALLGTSLPGHYLEAYRRFEALRDDQQLRLLNDLIHEPVQALLADEALARRFRNHFDHVIIDEYQDVNEAQQQLIRCIAGERAAVMVVGDPDQCVYQWRGARPEYIVRRFDEDFPGAASYTLPHTFRFGHTVALLGNHSVVRNRQRDGKLCLAAPDNPATEVRRCVDSDPELYRRILAEHRAAGGSLSEVAVLVRLYSLAAPLELELLEAGVPLRLEGRAGLFQRREIRALLGYLRYAAGMLREPLPDGAGPRELLTEMLMLPVAGLRRPEAQTVAHGYADARLPLTRSLSLAAGDLPRWKGRRLRQRMASLEALGAFRRDDPVADVLDEIVTELSLYEAIASGSPSAETATDRTMMVDALRRFAASGGWGLTEFLERCDELIARSAQWQDAPPEQAVRVTSIHRAKGLEWPVVIVPGLAEGTFPYGAGEATAADLEAERRLFYVAVTRAQQRLYLVHPQDPRLERALQRGRAEQFDPSRAVASRFLAEAQPERSIAAGAALDRGEVPDKRLRTQVVGDYLAALQAHEVVLG
- a CDS encoding DUF1439 domain-containing protein, which encodes MNRRRSLSGALCRMLFVLALPVLSGCAQLVSYSVEQDEVQAHLDTRLEALRDVRLQSPLAAFDFSVRTADVTLGPEEAPDRIQLDILGRAGVDLLMGQESAGVALRLRGLPDYDHEAGAVYVRELELVTSRVESRWFNGEVTELVDPVVGLVGEHLERTPVYEIERDSATGRVLGRVPAEVRVEPGRLVLRPR